A region of the Micropterus dolomieu isolate WLL.071019.BEF.003 ecotype Adirondacks linkage group LG10, ASM2129224v1, whole genome shotgun sequence genome:
TCACTGTAACCCTTTACAATAAATTAACCAAAAAGCTCAAAGGTATCCTTTCATTTTGCGGCCTAGAAGAAGGGTTATCTGACAGAACAGTGAAGAAAGTGTTTCTCAGGCTATAATAGCAACTGATAATGGGATAACAAGTCATTGATTTACTAAGTTCACACACCTCTCCTGCAGTAATTGCATGCCACCGTTTGACCAGGGAAAATAAGTTCTCCAATTAAATCTATTTCAGTGATGAATGGGACTTGGGTCTTCAAAGAGTCATTATAGAAAAAGTGATGAGAATCAATACCAAAAATGACCTCTGACTTCCCCCCAGCACTACTTAATGGTCATGTTTGATGGAAGAATcacacattttattcaaaaatgACGCATCCAATTATGACAAATTAGGGCACCTATTAAAGCTGACACATGTAATGAACTCCACTTGCAAAATagtctttataaataaaaataaatgtttttttatactaATGCACTGCAGAGAATGAGCCTATGGATAACAGATACAATACATACAACAAATATGCTTTTTAAATTGACGTGTTTAATATCTTCATAAAAACGAAACACATAAATTGACAAATACCAGATCAATTATAACGACCAGACCCAATTCTCATACcctcatttttcatgtaaaaaaaaatttgtgaACATGTCTGGCATCTTTCAACTTTTATTAGCAGATGGGTACATGGCCAGCATGagtatcaaaaacaaaaaatacattcttTAGGATTTTGCTGTGACGGcaaaacacactgtacatacCAAATGTATCAAATATTTTCATCTTGCATTATCAAACATAGCTGAAGCATCTCTTTGATATATtgcataaaatacagcaatatTACATTGGTTTCTTTGTGGCATAAGGCAaactttgtatttgtttgttttttggtgaAAAAATGTTGTACATGAATTCTTCATGTTAAATGTCATATTATACAGTCAGTTATCTACACAGCAAAGAAAAGTATTACCAAAACACATCTAAATTGTGTGCTGTTAAGACAAGACAGCAGACTTCTTTCCCTCTGTGTATTCACAAAAGCCTGTGTAATGTCACAGAGTCCTGCTTGCATTGACATTTGCGAGAAAGCTTCAGAAAGTGAGGGAACTGAGAACTGCGtaaagaggaagagacagaaacagtACGGGAAAATATTTGTGGATTTGCTGACAGAAATTTAAATGAGAAACAAAGTAAAGGCCATAATTAAGgttaaacctttttatatacagtctatgggttaAACATGCTGAAAACACCAACTTTGCATTCCAAGAGGCAGTGGTGGAGTTCTGACCGTGCAGCATAAACTCGATAGGATGACCAGAGATCAAGAAAGTGACAATGATGCCATCTAGAGGCATCAATGCAGCTCTAGCCTCATATTTTATCTTATTAACATTGCCCTaatgttgttggtgtttttaagAGCGTTAGTTGGTGTCATGAGTCCTCTTCATTGTAAAAAAGAAAGTAGACGAGACAGATGATGACCAGCAGAGCGACTGATAGCAGCATGTTCTTCCGATTCTCTCCTCTTAATGTCTCCAGCTCCTTGTCTAGAAATAGGAAAACAAAATTGATGTGAAGGCACTGATGTCTGGCAGCATTCAATCTAAAACCTGATGGAAGGAACAAAACCTGCAATTGCTCTGCTGGTGACCGATTGCAGTAATGGCAGAGTCAATTAATGTTTAGTAAtagaatataaaaacattaaacaggGTTTTCATTACGAGTTTGATGGATACTTTTATGACCTTGCTGTTCTCAAGAGTAACTCAGATCACTTATATGACTTTAAATGTAGTGGATAGATGGCTGTGGTTTGAACCGCCAACCCACACCATGACTACTATGTCTATattgtaaaacattaaatatattcttGTATATGCTTGCAGTGATTTGTACAGTACGAATAATATAGATATAGACTTACCTAACTTTTGCACCCTTTCATTAATGATTGCCAATTCATCTTCCAGTTCCTGCctgtggagcagagaggacgagacaaGGACAAGCAGTAACATTAGGagggtttttgttttatttatcatACAGTCTATGAGGTTTTTATCTTGTAAAGTTGAGGTGTTAGAAAATGGCACAATCTCCATCGTCGTCTTCAACCTCCTCCTCACCTTTGCTTGTCAGAGAGCTCCTCTTTCCTGCTCCTGAACTCTGCCctctccaggttgttctggcaACGCGCCCGTCGCTCCTCCAAACGGTCGATCTACAATgtttaacagaaacaaaacagcaaaagcAAGTTCAGCTAGGTTCGACAACTTTGACAGAGATTAGTTAGTTAGCCGACAGGACAGTGAATGGATGAAATGTGTGTAACGTTACGCTGAACGTGAGACAGTGTTAAAGATGCAGTAGCAAGCTaaataacgttagctaacctACCTACAGGCGAACTAGCTAAAGACAACGTTCCGACGTCTTACCTCAGTGGCGACACTGGTTTTCTCTCGtcttttgtctttaaatttAGCCATTTTTGTTGACAGCCTGGCTGAGATGGAAAACTGTGACTATGCGgaagtgtttttcttcttcttctgttccttTCCGGCAGACTAGGCACTGTTAGTGCATTGCTGCCTCCCACAGGTGATAAAGACAGTCTTCATTAAAGCTCCCCCTGACCTATATTTTCCAATATAGGCCCGTGGCTTTTAGGAAGTGAAATAGTTCCAAGGCTCTTTCTGTTTGATTAGGACCATCACCCATCAGAGTTTTTACAGATAATAGATCAACTCCCAGAACGTTTAGGCCAATGAATAATAAACTCCTTTCCTCGGCATATCTCGGACAGAACATGATGACATGCTTGACAGACTCCTGTACTCCACAGACTTGGCACTTGCCGTCCCTGTGCTTTCCCACCAGGAACAGCCCACTTGCCAATCCACAATGACCCAGTCTTAATCGGGCCAACTTAATCTGATCCATCCGAGGCAAGATAATTGATTTCCCAGGTTTGACTAATGGTTTTACGTCATAGAACTTTCTCCCGCTGGTGTCTTTACTCCACTCGTGTTGCCATTGTTGTGTCAGTCTTTCCTTAATGATGCTACGGCACTCCAGTCTGTCAAATGGTACCTCCACCTCCACATTTTCCCTACCTAAACTTGCCCTCGCAGCCTCATCAGCAGCCTCATTCCCCTCAACCCCCACATGTGCTGGAACCCACAAGTAACCCACACTACACCCCCGCCTCTCTAATCTATAAACCCTTGTTAAGATCTCCCCAACTAAATCTAACCTagcccctcctctttctccccctaTCGCCATCAAGCCAGATAGTGAGTCAGAACAAATGATGGCTTTCTCCACCCCACTTTCTTCTACCCACCACAAAGCCCATATGATTGCTACCAG
Encoded here:
- the ccdc167 gene encoding coiled-coil domain-containing protein 167; translated protein: MAKFKDKRREKTSVATEIDRLEERRARCQNNLERAEFRSRKEELSDKQRQELEDELAIINERVQKLDKELETLRGENRKNMLLSVALLVIICLVYFLFYNEEDS